A genomic window from Lasioglossum baleicum chromosome 7, iyLasBale1, whole genome shotgun sequence includes:
- the LOC143210502 gene encoding uncharacterized protein LOC143210502 isoform X3, with amino-acid sequence MLFHLVFLLSLSWPHVIGTSDDAAALDQIATASEHVAKAEKLERNQEKFRDQLIPSIIDTTVHYENSNGFVPMVGTSTAKTTDLIDLQEVSSNNITWTNSLTEQNNCTSEDSVEDSVEVTDDEGRSDAEEAGEIENDPAYSTEARIFLNFPRLGTNNRRSFEYNNRQNDFELLKVQNDTPVVANYPDFYEDPSSVETESEKTRTSSRYRSKARGHKLDDYMGNYGEVSNSNGEAAYNHRYSARDKEKSSQEKVPSNYHQQDAISYDGHGQSATRQNGQASSSLPRTTQEVNNPVKSLNNYDGVYDNVAAPSQTANNHQRLSRPVVVAEYSFEQSRLPDSGIDDYQTSRFIDSASSEVTQQFIINNRDGRFRSDEDSRDVSDDGDYQDYTERPRRVQKSRRRPSTADTAKRLPKEHRGTMDDSMEYEHQGKRHHSTRTKSHRQRVRGNSWSDGDRHRDQDDSYEETRYDGRFSESKHNPKSQQSAKFKPSSSWNQISPNLEISHSSGVEIGQLEKPKFIVPVKVNLVPLGNFDHATALGNSQGFDMSNAVLQNLVSATPVNPVSSPTSVMSTQSVLEGGPKYRVSTAVPDIVVGQNNFQGSMQAVLPQMNDQEKYSTNVKHQYVSSTVAPVFAVTPSVNPNLQSIPIQDVQGNVSPRPAYVNQMQQVSTSPGSIPQLIVPQPTLQTVPTLVQTSVHSPTDFNIQVNPHGMHGQNLVSHENMQVQNIPTLSTATPQTVPVTKINLVTAESQSKKPFYSGSTANFLATASLSFGQNEQKQSLNGDSYYLQSSNAHQVVKPQANLYQQMVKNVNIAPKTKTYIQTTHLLPAVLQPVPTVTTITANGQQMMHGQNTVQGVSGTADNAQLPYVGTRNVEILNPNMKPTPIDGAIINTYEAMHYPAAVFTTPFPMFTTTSVVTSRPALMSSSSDPNNVHQNNMADLKAYQSQERPMFNPINFVPNMDVVRNQNALNSKLHANEPLQQNLNLVPLIPGGNFFKPSYNSQADLLVKPKLNTDLETYAEQMFKESLKTIYNSQKWNNDRKPGNHRPNATESDIAKLKHELQRLKASLSESKRNKDHEAHHSETKLHTTEFPSKKPDELLAALEQMLKSQPGESLPSYYGNGRPHRHRRPGDSDKYSFGNHDFRDNKHIRDFMGPPHSGSRGKGHFHDKPGKKRPNSGPSRYNNHFHGPRSHSRHNLSPKSGGLETSATNIEPGFIERPQFENFYEHSEPKKAPFDSYSTFAGSPPDRNGFAKVSSNHKGGKDRGINHPKMHNFLGLLMKNKQLPSSGTTPNYFRDKDQLKQFFEDEKLRTQQLYDETMRDYLYKLSESNSYANIASSGARRSLTEKGKV; translated from the exons ATGTTGTTTCATCTC GTTTTTCTGTTATCGTTGAGCTGGCCGCACGTAATAGGGACGAGCGACGATGCAGCGGCTCTCGATCAGATCGCGACCGCGTCGGAGCACGTGGCGAAGGCGGAGAAGCTCGAACGAAACCAGGAGAAGTTTCGCGATCAGCTGATACCATCTATAATCGACACGACCGTGCACTACGAGAATTCGAACGGGTTCGTGCCGATGGTGGGCACCTCCACCGCGAAGACGACGGATCTGATCGATCTTCAAGAGGTGTCGAGCAACAACATCACTTGGACGAACTCCTTGACCGAGCAAAATAACTGCACCTCGGAGGACAGCGTCGAGGACAGCGTCGAGGTTACCGACGACGAAGGTAGATCGGATGCTGAAGAAGCTGGGGAGATCGAGAACGATCCGGCTTACTCGACGGAAGCTAGAATCTTCTTGAACTTCCCTCGCCTCGGCACCAACAACCGCAGGTCCTTCGAGTACAACAACAGGCAGAATGACTTCGAGCTGCTCAAGGTCCAGAACGACACGCCTGTCGTTGCCAATTACCCAGACTTCTACGAGGATCCAAGTTCTGTTGAAACCGAGAGCGAGAAAACGCGGACCTCTTCGAGGTACAGGAGCAAAGCGAGGGGACACAAACTGGATGATTATATGGGCAATTACGGAGAGGTGTCGAACAGCAACGGGGAGGCCGCTTATAATCATCGTTATTCAGCGAGGGATAAAGAAAAGTCGAGTCAGGAGAAAGTTCCGAGCAATTATCACCAGCAAGACGCCATCAGCTACGACGGTCACGGGCAGAGCGCTACCAGACAGAATGGACAGGCATCGTCGTCCTTGCCGAGGACGACTCAAGAGGTGAACAACCCTGTGAAGAGCCTGAACAATTACGATGGCGTTTATGATAATGTGGCAGCTCCTTCTCAGACTGCGAACAATCACCAAAGACTCTCCAGACCCGTCGTGGTCGCGGAGTATAGCTTCGAGCAATCGAGACTACCTGATTCCGGCATCGACGATTACCAGACGTCCAGGTTCATCGACTCCGCTAGCTCCGAAGTGACTCAACAGTTTATCATCAACAACAGGGACGGCAGGTTCCGAAGCGACGAAGATTCCAGGGACGTATCCGACGATGGGGACTATCAAGATTACACTGAGAGACCTAGAAGGGTGCAGAAGAGTAGAAGGAGACCTTCCACCGCTGACACCGCGAAGAGACTGCCGAAGGAGCACCGAGGAACCATGGACGATAGCATGGAGTACGAACACCAGGGGAAGAGGCATCACTCGACGCGAACGAAGTCTCACAGACAAAGAGTTAGAGGAAATTCTTGGTCGGACGGCGACAGGCACCGCGACCAAGACGACAGCTACGAGGAGACCAGGTACGACGGTAGATTTTCAGAGAGCAAACACAACCCGAAATCGCAGCAAAGCGCCAAGTTCAAGCCCAGCAGCAGTTGGAACCAAATCTCGCCGAACCTAGAGATCTCGCATTCGAGCGGCGTGGAGATTGGTCAACTGGAGAAACCCAAATTCATCGTGCCGGTGAAGGTGAACCTGGTACCTTTAGGTAATTTCGATCATGCGACGGCCCTTGGAAACAGCCAGGGCTTCGACATGTCCAACGCGGTCCTGCAGAATCTTGTGTCCGCTACCCCTGTGAACCCTGTCAGTTCGCCTACTTCGGTAATGAGCACTCAGAGTGTCCTCGAAGGAGGCCCTAAATACAGAGTCTCCACAGCGGTGCCGGACATCGTGGTCGGTCAGAACAATTTCCAAGGCTCGATGCAAGCGGTCCTGCCGCAGATGAACGATCAGGAGAAGTACTCGACGAACGTGAAGCATCAATACGTGTCGAGCACGGTTGCTCCCGTCTTCGCTGTTACGCCGAGCGTGAACCCGAACTTGCAGAGTATCCCCATTCAAGATGTCCAGGGAAACGTCTCGCCGAGGCCAGCCTACGTCAACCAGATGCAACAGGTGTCGACGAGTCCAGGAAGCATACCGCAGCTGATAGTTCCTCAACCGACTCTCCAGACCGTCCCAACTTTGGTGCAGACATCGGTGCACTCGCCGACGGACTTCAACATCCAGGTGAATCCTCACGGCATGCACGGACAGAACCTAGTCAGCCATGAGAACATGCAGGTACAAAATATTCCAACACTGTCCACAGCGACACCTCAGACTGTCCCCGTCACGAAGATTAACTTGGTGACTGCCGAGTCCCAGAGCAAGAAGCCTTTCTATTCTGGCTCGACCGCGAACTTCTTAGCTACCGCTAGCTTATCTTTCGGCCAGAACGAGCAGAAGCAATCTCTAAACGGTGACTCTTACTATTTACAGAGCTCGAACGCCCATCAGGTAGTCAAGCCACAGGCGAACCTCTACCAGCAAATGGTGAAGAACGTTAACATAGCCCCGAAAACGAAGACGTACATCCAGACGACGCATCTGTTGCCAGCGGTGTTGCAACCGGTGCCGACGGTCACCACCATAACTGCTAACGGACAGCAAATGATGCATGGCCAGAATACGGTCCAAG GTGTTTCAGGGACTGCTGACAATGCCCAGCTACCCTACGTAGGCACCAGGAATGTCGAAATCCTGAATCCGAACATGAAACCCACTCCGATCGACGGCGCGATTATAAACACGTACGAGGCGATGCATTATCCTGCAGCAGTGTTCACCACGCCGTTCCCAATGTTCACGACAACCAGCGTGGTCACATCGAGGCCGGCGCTGATGTCCAGTTCTTCGGATCCCAACAACGTTCACCAGAACAACATGGCCGATCTGAAAGCCTACCAATCTCAGGAGAGGCCGATGTTCAATCCCATCAACTTCGTGCCCAACATGGACGTCGTGAGGAACCAGAACGCCTTGAACAGCAAGCTCCACGCCAACGAACCGCTCCAGCAAAATCTGAACCTTGTCCCGCTGATACCCGGAGGGAACTTCTTCAAGCCGTCCTACAACTCGCAGGCCGATCTGCTGGTCAAGCCGAAGCTGAACACAGACTTGGAGACGTACGCCGAGCAGATGTTCAAGGAGTCTCTGAAGACCATCTACAACTCCCAGAAGTGGAACAATGATAGAAAACCTGGCAATCATCGGCCGAACGCGACCGAGTCCGACATCGCGAAGTTGAAGCACGAGCTGCAGAGATTGAAGGCTTCGCTGTCGGAGTCCAAGCGAAATAAGGATCACGAGGCACACCACAGCGAAACGAAGCTGCACACGACCGAGTTCCCGAGCAAGAAGCCCGACGAGCTGCTGGCTGCGCTGGAGCAGATGCTGAAGTCTCAACCAGGCGAGTCGTTGCCTAGCTATTATGGCAACGGCCGACCACACAGACATCGCAGACCAGGCGATTCGGATAAGTACTCCTTTGGAAATCACGATTTCAGGGACAACAAGCACATCAGAGACTTCATGGGCCCTCCGCACTCGGGCTCCCGTGGGAAAGGACACTTCCACGATAAACCAGGGAAGAAGAGGCCTAATTCCGGACCGTCCAGGTACAACAATCATTTCCATGGACCAAGGAGTCACTCCAGACACAATCTATCCCCTAAATCAGGTGGTTTAGAGACATCAGCGACCAACATCGAGCCCGGTTTCATCGAGAGACCTCAATTCGAGAATTTCTACGAGCATTCGGAACCGAAGAAAGCACCTTTCGACTCGTACTCTACGTTCGCCGGGTCTCCACCGGATCGAAAcggtttcgcgaaagtcagtaGCAATCACAAAGGCGGCAAGGATCGTGGGATCAACCACCCGAAGATGCACAACTTCCTCGGGTTATTGATGAAGAATAAGCAGCTGCCTTCCAGCGGCACCACACCGAATTATTTTCGAGACAAGGACCAACTGAAGCAGTTCTTCGAGGACGAGAAACTACGGACGCAGCAATTATACGACGAGACCATGAGGGACTACCTTTACAAACTCTCCGAGAGCAACTCGTACGCTAACATCGCCAGCTCCGGTGCTCGGAGATCTTTGACAGAGAAGGGGAAGGTCTGA
- the LOC143210502 gene encoding uncharacterized protein LOC143210502 isoform X2, translating to MLFHLVFLLSLSWPHVIGTSDDAAALDQIATASEHVAKAEKLERNQEKFRDQLIPSIIDTTVHYENSNGFVPMVGTSTAKTTDLIDLQEVSSNNITWTNSLTEQNNCTSEDSVEDSVEVTDDEGRSDAEEAGEIENDPAYSTEARIFLNFPRLGTNNRRSFEYNNRQNDFELLKVQNDTPVVANYPDFYEDPSSVETESEKTRTSSRYRSKARGHKLDDYMGNYGEVSNSNGEAAYNHRYSARDKEKSSQEKVPSNYHQQDAISYDGHGQSATRQNGQASSSLPRTTQEVNNPVKSLNNYDGVYDNVAAPSQTANNHQRLSRPVVVAEYSFEQSRLPDSGIDDYQTSRFIDSASSEVTQQFIINNRDGRFRSDEDSRDVSDDGDYQDYTERPRRVQKSRRRPSTADTAKRLPKEHRGTMDDSMEYEHQGKRHHSTRTKSHRQRVRGNSWSDGDRHRDQDDSYEETRYDGRFSESKHNPKSQQSAKFKPSSSWNQISPNLEISHSSGVEIGQLEKPKFIVPVKVNLVPLGNFDHATALGNSQGFDMSNAVLQNLVSATPVNPVSSPTSVMSTQSVLEGGPKYRVSTAVPDIVVGQNNFQGSMQAVLPQMNDQEKYSTNVKHQYVSSTVAPVFAVTPSVNPNLQSIPIQDVQGNVSPRPAYVNQMQQVSTSPGSIPQLIVPQPTLQTVPTLVQTSVHSPTDFNIQVNPHGMHGQNLVSHENMQVQNIPTLSTATPQTVPVTKINLVTAESQSKKPFYSGSTANFLATASLSFGQNEQKQSLNGDSYYLQSSNAHQVVKPQANLYQQMVKNVNIAPKTKTYIQTTHLLPAVLQPVPTVTTITANGQQMMHGQNTVQGTNYMLQPSRDQAQQFVNGVSGTADNAQLPYVGTRNVEILNPNMKPTPIDGAIINTYEAMHYPAAVFTTPFPMFTTTSVVTSRPALMSSSSDPNNVHQNNMADLKAYQSQERPMFNPINFVPNMDVVRNQNALNSKLHANEPLQQNLNLVPLIPGGNFFKPSYNSQADLLVKPKLNTDLETYAEQMFKESLKTIYNSQKWNNDRKPGNHRPNATESDIAKLKHELQRLKASLSESKRNKDHEAHHSETKLHTTEFPSKKPDELLAALEQMLKSQPGESLPSYYGNGRPHRHRRPGDSDKYSFGNHDFRDNKHIRDFMGPPHSGSRGKGHFHDKPGKKRPNSGPSRYNNHFHGPRSHSRHNLSPKSGGLETSATNIEPGFIERPQFENFYEHSEPKKAPFDSYSTFAGSPPDRNGFAKVSSNHKGGKDRGINHPKMHNFLGLLMKNKQLPSSGTTPNYFRDKDQLKQFFEDEKLRTQQLYDETMRDYLYKLSESNSYANIASSGARRSLTEKGKV from the exons ATGTTGTTTCATCTC GTTTTTCTGTTATCGTTGAGCTGGCCGCACGTAATAGGGACGAGCGACGATGCAGCGGCTCTCGATCAGATCGCGACCGCGTCGGAGCACGTGGCGAAGGCGGAGAAGCTCGAACGAAACCAGGAGAAGTTTCGCGATCAGCTGATACCATCTATAATCGACACGACCGTGCACTACGAGAATTCGAACGGGTTCGTGCCGATGGTGGGCACCTCCACCGCGAAGACGACGGATCTGATCGATCTTCAAGAGGTGTCGAGCAACAACATCACTTGGACGAACTCCTTGACCGAGCAAAATAACTGCACCTCGGAGGACAGCGTCGAGGACAGCGTCGAGGTTACCGACGACGAAGGTAGATCGGATGCTGAAGAAGCTGGGGAGATCGAGAACGATCCGGCTTACTCGACGGAAGCTAGAATCTTCTTGAACTTCCCTCGCCTCGGCACCAACAACCGCAGGTCCTTCGAGTACAACAACAGGCAGAATGACTTCGAGCTGCTCAAGGTCCAGAACGACACGCCTGTCGTTGCCAATTACCCAGACTTCTACGAGGATCCAAGTTCTGTTGAAACCGAGAGCGAGAAAACGCGGACCTCTTCGAGGTACAGGAGCAAAGCGAGGGGACACAAACTGGATGATTATATGGGCAATTACGGAGAGGTGTCGAACAGCAACGGGGAGGCCGCTTATAATCATCGTTATTCAGCGAGGGATAAAGAAAAGTCGAGTCAGGAGAAAGTTCCGAGCAATTATCACCAGCAAGACGCCATCAGCTACGACGGTCACGGGCAGAGCGCTACCAGACAGAATGGACAGGCATCGTCGTCCTTGCCGAGGACGACTCAAGAGGTGAACAACCCTGTGAAGAGCCTGAACAATTACGATGGCGTTTATGATAATGTGGCAGCTCCTTCTCAGACTGCGAACAATCACCAAAGACTCTCCAGACCCGTCGTGGTCGCGGAGTATAGCTTCGAGCAATCGAGACTACCTGATTCCGGCATCGACGATTACCAGACGTCCAGGTTCATCGACTCCGCTAGCTCCGAAGTGACTCAACAGTTTATCATCAACAACAGGGACGGCAGGTTCCGAAGCGACGAAGATTCCAGGGACGTATCCGACGATGGGGACTATCAAGATTACACTGAGAGACCTAGAAGGGTGCAGAAGAGTAGAAGGAGACCTTCCACCGCTGACACCGCGAAGAGACTGCCGAAGGAGCACCGAGGAACCATGGACGATAGCATGGAGTACGAACACCAGGGGAAGAGGCATCACTCGACGCGAACGAAGTCTCACAGACAAAGAGTTAGAGGAAATTCTTGGTCGGACGGCGACAGGCACCGCGACCAAGACGACAGCTACGAGGAGACCAGGTACGACGGTAGATTTTCAGAGAGCAAACACAACCCGAAATCGCAGCAAAGCGCCAAGTTCAAGCCCAGCAGCAGTTGGAACCAAATCTCGCCGAACCTAGAGATCTCGCATTCGAGCGGCGTGGAGATTGGTCAACTGGAGAAACCCAAATTCATCGTGCCGGTGAAGGTGAACCTGGTACCTTTAGGTAATTTCGATCATGCGACGGCCCTTGGAAACAGCCAGGGCTTCGACATGTCCAACGCGGTCCTGCAGAATCTTGTGTCCGCTACCCCTGTGAACCCTGTCAGTTCGCCTACTTCGGTAATGAGCACTCAGAGTGTCCTCGAAGGAGGCCCTAAATACAGAGTCTCCACAGCGGTGCCGGACATCGTGGTCGGTCAGAACAATTTCCAAGGCTCGATGCAAGCGGTCCTGCCGCAGATGAACGATCAGGAGAAGTACTCGACGAACGTGAAGCATCAATACGTGTCGAGCACGGTTGCTCCCGTCTTCGCTGTTACGCCGAGCGTGAACCCGAACTTGCAGAGTATCCCCATTCAAGATGTCCAGGGAAACGTCTCGCCGAGGCCAGCCTACGTCAACCAGATGCAACAGGTGTCGACGAGTCCAGGAAGCATACCGCAGCTGATAGTTCCTCAACCGACTCTCCAGACCGTCCCAACTTTGGTGCAGACATCGGTGCACTCGCCGACGGACTTCAACATCCAGGTGAATCCTCACGGCATGCACGGACAGAACCTAGTCAGCCATGAGAACATGCAGGTACAAAATATTCCAACACTGTCCACAGCGACACCTCAGACTGTCCCCGTCACGAAGATTAACTTGGTGACTGCCGAGTCCCAGAGCAAGAAGCCTTTCTATTCTGGCTCGACCGCGAACTTCTTAGCTACCGCTAGCTTATCTTTCGGCCAGAACGAGCAGAAGCAATCTCTAAACGGTGACTCTTACTATTTACAGAGCTCGAACGCCCATCAGGTAGTCAAGCCACAGGCGAACCTCTACCAGCAAATGGTGAAGAACGTTAACATAGCCCCGAAAACGAAGACGTACATCCAGACGACGCATCTGTTGCCAGCGGTGTTGCAACCGGTGCCGACGGTCACCACCATAACTGCTAACGGACAGCAAATGATGCATGGCCAGAATACGGTCCAAGGTACCAACTACATGCTTCAGCCATCTCGAGATCAGGCTCAGCAGTTCGTTAACG GTGTTTCAGGGACTGCTGACAATGCCCAGCTACCCTACGTAGGCACCAGGAATGTCGAAATCCTGAATCCGAACATGAAACCCACTCCGATCGACGGCGCGATTATAAACACGTACGAGGCGATGCATTATCCTGCAGCAGTGTTCACCACGCCGTTCCCAATGTTCACGACAACCAGCGTGGTCACATCGAGGCCGGCGCTGATGTCCAGTTCTTCGGATCCCAACAACGTTCACCAGAACAACATGGCCGATCTGAAAGCCTACCAATCTCAGGAGAGGCCGATGTTCAATCCCATCAACTTCGTGCCCAACATGGACGTCGTGAGGAACCAGAACGCCTTGAACAGCAAGCTCCACGCCAACGAACCGCTCCAGCAAAATCTGAACCTTGTCCCGCTGATACCCGGAGGGAACTTCTTCAAGCCGTCCTACAACTCGCAGGCCGATCTGCTGGTCAAGCCGAAGCTGAACACAGACTTGGAGACGTACGCCGAGCAGATGTTCAAGGAGTCTCTGAAGACCATCTACAACTCCCAGAAGTGGAACAATGATAGAAAACCTGGCAATCATCGGCCGAACGCGACCGAGTCCGACATCGCGAAGTTGAAGCACGAGCTGCAGAGATTGAAGGCTTCGCTGTCGGAGTCCAAGCGAAATAAGGATCACGAGGCACACCACAGCGAAACGAAGCTGCACACGACCGAGTTCCCGAGCAAGAAGCCCGACGAGCTGCTGGCTGCGCTGGAGCAGATGCTGAAGTCTCAACCAGGCGAGTCGTTGCCTAGCTATTATGGCAACGGCCGACCACACAGACATCGCAGACCAGGCGATTCGGATAAGTACTCCTTTGGAAATCACGATTTCAGGGACAACAAGCACATCAGAGACTTCATGGGCCCTCCGCACTCGGGCTCCCGTGGGAAAGGACACTTCCACGATAAACCAGGGAAGAAGAGGCCTAATTCCGGACCGTCCAGGTACAACAATCATTTCCATGGACCAAGGAGTCACTCCAGACACAATCTATCCCCTAAATCAGGTGGTTTAGAGACATCAGCGACCAACATCGAGCCCGGTTTCATCGAGAGACCTCAATTCGAGAATTTCTACGAGCATTCGGAACCGAAGAAAGCACCTTTCGACTCGTACTCTACGTTCGCCGGGTCTCCACCGGATCGAAAcggtttcgcgaaagtcagtaGCAATCACAAAGGCGGCAAGGATCGTGGGATCAACCACCCGAAGATGCACAACTTCCTCGGGTTATTGATGAAGAATAAGCAGCTGCCTTCCAGCGGCACCACACCGAATTATTTTCGAGACAAGGACCAACTGAAGCAGTTCTTCGAGGACGAGAAACTACGGACGCAGCAATTATACGACGAGACCATGAGGGACTACCTTTACAAACTCTCCGAGAGCAACTCGTACGCTAACATCGCCAGCTCCGGTGCTCGGAGATCTTTGACAGAGAAGGGGAAGGTCTGA